A genomic segment from Rubrobacter tropicus encodes:
- a CDS encoding basic amino acid ABC transporter substrate-binding protein, whose product MVKSLFGRVLPLFVLAAVLSLAVAACGGGGGGSQGGGEDVTVASDIAYPPFESEKDGEPVGFDIDLLDEIGKRAGFTPEYQNVTFDGIINGLRNNQYDMAISAMTITPERAERIDFSDPYFNADQSLLVPSDSDIGSVDEIGDATVGVQIGTTGEIKANEFKDRGDITGEVRTFDTIEDAFAALNNGQIDAIINDLPVSQDEVNGSDGALEIVQVIPTGEQYGIAFPKDSDLRQDVNEALQEIKDDGTYEEIYKKWIGRAPKEIPE is encoded by the coding sequence ATGGTGAAGAGTTTATTCGGGAGGGTCCTCCCTCTTTTCGTTCTAGCTGCGGTGTTGTCCCTGGCTGTTGCCGCCTGCGGCGGTGGCGGCGGCGGTAGCCAGGGCGGGGGCGAGGACGTCACGGTCGCGTCGGACATCGCCTACCCGCCGTTCGAGTCCGAGAAGGATGGCGAGCCGGTGGGCTTCGACATAGACCTGCTGGACGAGATCGGTAAGCGGGCCGGCTTCACGCCCGAGTACCAGAACGTCACCTTCGACGGCATCATAAACGGTTTGCGCAACAACCAGTACGATATGGCGATCTCCGCCATGACCATCACGCCCGAGCGGGCGGAGCGCATAGACTTCTCCGACCCGTACTTCAACGCCGACCAGTCCCTGCTCGTGCCCAGCGATTCCGACATAGGGTCCGTGGACGAGATCGGGGACGCCACCGTCGGCGTCCAGATCGGGACGACCGGCGAGATCAAGGCGAACGAGTTCAAGGACCGGGGCGACATTACCGGCGAGGTCCGCACCTTCGACACCATCGAGGACGCCTTCGCCGCGCTCAACAACGGGCAGATAGACGCCATCATCAACGACCTACCCGTCTCCCAGGACGAGGTCAACGGCTCGGACGGGGCCCTCGAGATCGTGCAGGTCATCCCGACCGGCGAGCAGTACGGCATAGCCTTCCCCAAGGATTCCGACCTGCGCCAGGACGTCAACGAGGCGCTCCAAGAGATCAAGGACGACGGCACCTACGAGGAGATCTACAAGAAGTGGATCGGCCGCGCCCCCAAAGAGATCCCCGAGTAG
- a CDS encoding APC family permease, whose product METPGAQPTVAPSAVEQQEELVRAISAPLLFFYVLGDVLGSGIYALIGVMAANVGGAFWTSFVVGVAAAMLTGFAYAELITKYPHAAGAAMYTGRAFNNRFFTFLVAFCTVAASLAATGALALAFSGYFLELLVSLLSVPLLLAALVFVVLLAFINFRGISESVKLNLAMSVTEIAGLALVLGVGIVVFLTGGADLGRPFEFNEGGNPAILALAGATLAFFAMTGFENAANVAEEVQNPSRVYPRALLGGMASAGIIYLVIAFIASMVVSTGQLAGSEVALLEVVRQGFPAFPGWLFAIIACIAITNTCLVALITNSRIMYGMAREGVVPRIFARTHLSRRTPWVAIVFTTIIALVLIVGVGEEGVNTLASATVAFLLAVFALVCLCALVLRRDRVPQEHYTAPTAILALGVAVNVALLLYVLITDIQGLASGDTGLRESVVVVCLVMLLIGVGLYFVNNLAKRRLDSSRNRGGGA is encoded by the coding sequence TTGGAGACGCCGGGCGCGCAACCCACCGTTGCCCCGAGTGCCGTGGAGCAACAGGAGGAGTTGGTACGCGCGATCAGCGCGCCGCTGCTCTTTTTTTACGTTCTCGGGGACGTGCTCGGGAGTGGCATCTACGCCCTGATCGGGGTGATGGCCGCCAACGTCGGCGGCGCGTTCTGGACCTCGTTCGTCGTCGGTGTGGCCGCCGCGATGCTCACGGGCTTCGCCTACGCCGAGTTGATCACCAAGTACCCCCACGCGGCGGGGGCGGCCATGTACACCGGCCGGGCTTTCAACAACCGCTTTTTTACCTTCCTGGTGGCGTTCTGCACGGTGGCCGCGAGCCTGGCCGCCACGGGCGCTTTGGCGCTGGCGTTCAGCGGGTACTTTCTGGAGCTTCTGGTGTCGCTGTTGAGCGTGCCGCTGCTTCTGGCGGCCCTCGTCTTCGTCGTGTTGCTTGCCTTCATCAATTTCCGCGGCATCTCGGAGTCCGTAAAACTGAACCTCGCCATGAGCGTCACCGAGATCGCGGGTCTAGCGCTGGTGCTCGGGGTCGGGATCGTCGTGTTTTTGACCGGCGGCGCGGACCTGGGGAGGCCCTTCGAGTTCAACGAGGGGGGCAACCCCGCGATACTGGCGCTGGCGGGCGCCACGCTCGCATTCTTCGCGATGACCGGCTTCGAGAACGCGGCGAACGTGGCCGAGGAGGTCCAGAACCCGAGCAGGGTCTACCCGCGCGCGCTCTTGGGCGGCATGGCGTCGGCGGGGATTATTTACCTGGTCATCGCGTTTATCGCCTCGATGGTGGTCTCCACCGGCCAGCTCGCCGGCTCGGAGGTTGCGCTGCTGGAGGTGGTGCGGCAGGGCTTCCCGGCCTTCCCGGGCTGGCTGTTCGCGATCATCGCGTGCATCGCGATAACGAACACCTGCCTCGTCGCCCTGATAACGAACTCGAGGATCATGTACGGCATGGCGCGCGAGGGCGTGGTCCCGCGCATCTTCGCCCGCACCCACCTGTCGCGGCGCACGCCCTGGGTCGCCATCGTCTTCACCACGATCATCGCGCTGGTCCTGATCGTCGGCGTCGGGGAGGAGGGCGTCAACACGCTGGCGAGCGCCACCGTGGCGTTTCTCCTGGCGGTCTTCGCGCTGGTGTGCCTGTGCGCGCTGGTCCTGCGCCGCGACCGCGTCCCCCAGGAGCACTACACGGCGCCGACGGCGATACTCGCCCTCGGGGTGGCGGTGAACGTGGCCCTCTTGCTCTACGTCCTGATAACCGACATTCAGGGCCTCGCCTCGGGCGACACCGGCCTCAGGGAGAGCGTGGTCGTGGTGTGTTTGGTGATGCTGCTGATAGGGGTCGGGCTCTACTTCGTGAACAACCTGGCAAAACGCAGGCTTGATTCGTCACGCAACCGCGGAGGAGGAGCATGA
- a CDS encoding universal stress protein: MTHALVATDGSEQSLKAARYLRDLLDPASVEKITIIAVVRPLAAVPFASDFGEEEHAAQQAQVDPTGYSFQRAAREAVDRVALELRDMTPNVETTVRAGMPADQIVRAADELEADLIVIGGRGKGAMEAIVLGSVAYRVLHHAPCPVLVMR, encoded by the coding sequence ATGACCCACGCACTCGTCGCCACCGACGGCTCGGAGCAGTCGCTCAAAGCGGCCAGGTACCTGCGGGACCTCCTCGACCCTGCCTCGGTGGAGAAGATCACCATAATAGCGGTGGTCCGTCCCCTTGCCGCCGTCCCCTTCGCCAGCGACTTCGGGGAGGAGGAGCACGCCGCCCAGCAGGCCCAGGTAGACCCGACGGGATACTCGTTCCAGCGGGCGGCCAGGGAGGCCGTCGACCGGGTGGCCCTGGAGTTGCGGGACATGACCCCGAACGTGGAGACGACCGTCCGCGCCGGCATGCCGGCGGACCAGATCGTGCGCGCCGCGGACGAGCTCGAAGCCGACCTCATAGTCATAGGTGGCCGCGGCAAGGGCGCGATGGAGGCAATAGTCCTCGGCAGCGTCGCCTACCGCGTCCTCCACCACGCCCCCTGCCCCGTGCTCGTCATGCGTTGA
- a CDS encoding ArgE/DapE family deacylase, with protein sequence MDNLDPKLIDAVNREVEARRDDAVRLLQELVRVPSTTGEEGAVQEKVEHAFRGRGLEVDVWEARPEEVEPYRDHVGEQECYEGRQNVAGVRRGRGGGRSLLLNAHMDTVVPGDPEAWGHDPLGGELVGDRIYGRGSCDMKGGLVTHLAALDALEAAGVELMGDVTVAATVGEENGGLGALSAVLRGYRADAALITEPTRLRLVPAQGGSLVFRLTVPGRSAHAAVRDEGVSALEKFVPLFEALRGLERERNSSLSHPLYDHLENKAPINIGVVRAGNWASTVPEGLVAEGRAGLIPGEEVETFKEQVLELLSDVANRDPWLREHPPVLEWFGGQFAPSEVPQDAPICEAVKRAHVLAAGEDPTVEGVSYGADMRLFIRFGGTPCVMYGAGDVRDAHAPDEHISVPDLVTATKTVALLISDWCGVARRAI encoded by the coding sequence ATGGATAACCTGGACCCGAAACTCATAGACGCCGTGAACCGGGAAGTCGAGGCCCGCCGCGACGACGCCGTGCGCCTCCTGCAGGAACTGGTCCGCGTCCCATCGACGACGGGCGAGGAGGGGGCCGTCCAGGAGAAGGTGGAGCACGCCTTCCGCGGGCGCGGCCTGGAGGTGGACGTGTGGGAGGCGAGGCCCGAAGAGGTCGAACCCTACCGCGACCACGTCGGGGAGCAGGAATGTTACGAAGGCCGCCAGAACGTGGCCGGGGTGCGCCGCGGGCGGGGAGGAGGCCGGTCCCTGCTGCTGAACGCCCACATGGATACGGTGGTGCCCGGGGACCCGGAAGCCTGGGGTCACGACCCGCTCGGCGGCGAGCTCGTCGGCGACAGGATCTACGGCCGGGGCTCCTGCGACATGAAGGGCGGCCTCGTCACCCACCTGGCCGCGCTCGACGCCCTGGAGGCCGCGGGCGTCGAGCTGATGGGCGACGTCACGGTGGCGGCGACGGTGGGGGAGGAGAACGGGGGGCTCGGCGCCCTCTCCGCCGTGCTCCGGGGCTACCGGGCCGACGCCGCCCTGATAACCGAGCCCACCCGGTTGCGGCTCGTGCCCGCCCAGGGGGGCTCTCTGGTCTTCCGCCTCACCGTCCCCGGCCGTTCGGCCCACGCCGCCGTCCGCGACGAGGGAGTCTCCGCGCTCGAAAAATTCGTGCCGCTCTTCGAGGCCTTGAGGGGGCTGGAGCGGGAGCGGAACTCGTCGCTTTCCCACCCGCTCTACGACCACCTGGAGAACAAGGCGCCCATAAACATAGGCGTCGTGCGGGCGGGAAACTGGGCCTCGACCGTGCCGGAGGGGCTCGTGGCGGAGGGGAGGGCCGGCCTGATCCCCGGCGAAGAGGTCGAGACGTTCAAGGAGCAAGTTCTCGAACTCCTCTCCGACGTCGCCAACAGGGACCCGTGGCTGCGCGAGCATCCCCCCGTTCTCGAGTGGTTCGGCGGCCAATTCGCGCCCTCCGAGGTGCCGCAGGACGCGCCCATCTGCGAGGCCGTGAAGCGGGCTCACGTCCTTGCGGCCGGGGAAGATCCCACCGTGGAGGGCGTATCGTACGGGGCGGATATGCGGCTCTTCATCCGGTTCGGGGGGACGCCGTGCGTGATGTACGGCGCGGGCGACGTGCGGGACGCCCACGCGCCGGACGAGCACATAAGCGTCCCCGACCTCGTTACCGCGACGAAGACGGTGGCGTTGTTGATCTCCGACTGGTGCGGCGTCGCCCGGCGGGCTATTTGA
- a CDS encoding ankyrin repeat domain-containing protein — protein sequence MKNLLRLVPLIPILALLATISCGASTGENANPEPPNTSASEVATTAPAKTAAENRTTMGGEATVNEDLGAALVSAAGRGDARSVSRLLQRGASVEARDETGRTPLVAAAYGNHLEAAGILVDAGADVNAKDETVQSAYLISTSEVGDDPRLLDLTLKNGADVRSLDSYNGTGLIRAAERGYPKIIDRLLQTNIDVDHVNNLEWTALLEAIILGDGGPSHAEVVRLLIQKGNADPNLPDGNGVTPLQHARQNGYTEIEKVLERAGAE from the coding sequence ATGAAGAACCTCCTGCGCCTGGTCCCCCTGATCCCCATCCTGGCCCTCCTCGCAACGATCTCCTGCGGCGCGAGCACCGGCGAGAACGCCAACCCCGAACCTCCAAACACCTCCGCCTCAGAAGTGGCAACGACCGCACCCGCAAAGACGGCGGCGGAAAACAGAACGACCATGGGCGGGGAGGCCACCGTGAACGAAGACCTGGGGGCGGCCCTCGTCTCCGCGGCCGGACGCGGGGACGCGCGGTCCGTGAGTCGCCTCCTGCAACGGGGCGCCAGCGTCGAGGCCAGAGACGAGACCGGGAGAACCCCGCTCGTCGCGGCGGCCTACGGCAACCACCTGGAGGCCGCCGGGATCCTCGTAGACGCAGGCGCCGACGTCAACGCCAAAGACGAGACCGTCCAGAGCGCGTACCTCATCTCGACCAGCGAGGTCGGCGACGACCCGCGCCTGCTGGATCTCACCCTCAAAAACGGCGCCGACGTAAGGAGCCTCGACTCCTACAACGGGACCGGCCTCATCCGCGCCGCCGAACGTGGCTACCCGAAGATCATCGACCGCCTCCTCCAGACGAACATAGACGTAGACCACGTAAACAACCTCGAATGGACCGCCCTCCTCGAAGCCATAATCCTCGGCGACGGCGGTCCCTCCCACGCCGAGGTAGTCCGGCTCCTTATCCAGAAAGGCAACGCCGACCCAAACCTCCCCGACGGAAACGGAGTAACCCCCCTCCAACACGCCAGGCAGAACGGCTACACGGAGATAGAAAAGGTCCTCGAAAGAGCCGGCGCGGAATAG
- a CDS encoding pyridoxal phosphate-dependent aminotransferase has protein sequence MKTRSVLEGIGPYNPPRLREEISVDYGSEEYVKLTMNELSFGPLPEARAAIIETLSRAGRYPDRDATPLREAIAHAHPGISVGNIVVGNGSSETLVDLMQILDRPGEVVIPWPSFPFYVSSARVVGLDAKKVPLDDHHRADLDAMLAAVTRETRAVILCNPNNPSGTYLPLSEVRRFADALPEDVLLILDEAYYEFVDDPLYSGSHDLVLESDNVVSTRTFSKVHGLAGFRVGYALAPERLADLVWRVHVPFSVNQAGQAAATASLGQPGAIAERSRQMKRERERVQDAFETAGLEYVPSHTNFVMVGAKPQLFEKTGVLVREGEALGYPVGWSRVTIGGPEENDRLLGALA, from the coding sequence TTGAAGACGAGGTCGGTTCTCGAGGGTATTGGCCCGTACAACCCGCCGCGGCTGCGGGAGGAGATCTCGGTAGACTACGGCTCCGAGGAGTACGTGAAGCTGACGATGAACGAGCTCTCCTTCGGCCCCCTGCCGGAGGCCCGCGCCGCGATAATCGAGACCCTCTCCCGCGCCGGGCGCTACCCCGACCGCGACGCGACGCCCCTGCGCGAGGCCATAGCCCATGCCCACCCTGGTATCTCCGTCGGAAACATCGTCGTGGGCAACGGCTCCAGCGAGACGCTCGTGGACCTCATGCAGATCCTGGACAGGCCAGGCGAGGTCGTCATCCCCTGGCCCTCGTTCCCTTTCTACGTCTCATCAGCCCGCGTGGTCGGGCTAGACGCGAAGAAGGTGCCCCTGGACGACCATCACAGGGCCGACCTCGACGCGATGCTCGCCGCCGTCACGCGGGAGACGCGGGCCGTGATCCTGTGCAACCCGAACAACCCGAGCGGGACGTACCTTCCCCTGTCCGAGGTGCGCCGCTTCGCGGATGCGTTGCCGGAAGACGTGCTCCTGATCCTGGACGAGGCCTACTACGAGTTCGTTGACGACCCGCTGTACTCGGGCTCCCACGACCTGGTGCTGGAGTCCGACAACGTCGTCTCGACCCGCACTTTCTCCAAGGTCCACGGCCTCGCCGGTTTCAGGGTCGGCTATGCTCTCGCCCCGGAGCGGCTAGCCGACCTCGTCTGGCGGGTACACGTTCCCTTCTCCGTGAACCAGGCGGGGCAGGCGGCGGCGACGGCCTCCCTCGGCCAGCCGGGGGCCATAGCGGAACGCTCGCGGCAGATGAAACGCGAGCGGGAGCGGGTGCAGGACGCGTTCGAGACGGCTGGCCTGGAGTACGTCCCGTCCCACACCAACTTCGTCATGGTCGGCGCGAAGCCTCAGCTCTTCGAGAAGACCGGCGTGCTCGTGCGGGAGGGCGAGGCCCTGGGTTATCCGGTCGGGTGGAGCAGGGTCACGATCGGGGGTCCCGAGGAGAACGACCGGCTGCTCGGAGCGCTGGCGTAG